The following proteins are encoded in a genomic region of Reichenbachiella sp.:
- a CDS encoding HlyD family secretion protein: MLNISSNPMDRDEILKDVSSYQEVMSSHATRKFVYLLCGIFGLIIISLFLPWTQNIRARGTLITLSPDGREQAINSVISGRIEKWYVREGQLVAKGDTILHISEMKTEYLDPDLVGKTQNQAIAKKASKEAYVDKGKALDQQIAALLRNRALKQQQAQNYLEQSALKLKSDSIDFQTSLMNLDIAQRQFDRQQRLYDQGLKSLTELEGKRQKLQESINKNISAENKWLASQSQYINAELGLSTVENEYREKIAKARSDKMSALSGEMEAESEYNKLSIKQESYSRRSSFYYILAPQNGYVTKATKSGIGEILKEGEQIFNFVPERTEMAVELHVRPLDLPLIREGRKVRLQFDGWPALVFNGWPEFSFGTFGGKIVGYDKVAINGTFRVLVAPDEDEVEWPTLLRLGSGAYGIALLNNVPVWYELWRNLNGFPPDFYTKEEKEAKKNKGVKYE, encoded by the coding sequence ATGTTAAATATTTCGAGCAATCCCATGGATAGAGATGAGATATTGAAAGATGTTTCATCGTATCAGGAGGTCATGTCTTCTCATGCCACCAGAAAATTTGTATACCTACTTTGCGGAATTTTTGGTTTAATCATTATCAGTCTTTTCCTGCCTTGGACTCAAAATATTCGAGCCAGAGGAACATTAATCACACTTAGTCCTGATGGGAGAGAGCAAGCCATTAACTCAGTGATCTCTGGACGGATTGAAAAATGGTATGTTAGAGAAGGGCAGCTCGTCGCCAAAGGAGATACCATTCTCCATATCTCTGAAATGAAAACCGAATATTTGGATCCAGATCTTGTAGGTAAGACCCAGAATCAGGCCATAGCTAAAAAAGCATCCAAGGAAGCTTATGTAGACAAAGGAAAAGCATTAGATCAACAAATTGCGGCATTGCTCCGCAATAGGGCTTTGAAACAGCAACAAGCACAAAACTATCTGGAGCAGTCGGCATTGAAGTTGAAATCTGACAGTATTGATTTTCAAACCAGCCTGATGAATCTAGATATTGCGCAAAGACAGTTTGATAGACAGCAGAGATTATATGATCAAGGATTGAAATCATTGACCGAATTGGAAGGAAAGCGACAAAAGCTGCAAGAGTCAATCAATAAAAATATCTCCGCGGAGAACAAATGGCTAGCCAGTCAAAGTCAGTATATAAATGCTGAATTGGGCTTGAGTACTGTAGAAAACGAGTATCGCGAGAAAATAGCCAAGGCGAGATCAGATAAGATGTCCGCGCTTTCAGGTGAAATGGAGGCAGAAAGTGAGTATAACAAACTTTCCATCAAGCAAGAGAGTTACTCGCGGCGGTCCAGTTTTTATTATATCCTGGCACCTCAGAATGGTTATGTTACCAAAGCGACCAAATCAGGTATTGGTGAGATATTGAAAGAAGGTGAACAAATTTTCAACTTTGTTCCTGAACGAACTGAAATGGCCGTAGAGCTGCATGTGAGACCCCTTGATTTGCCACTGATTAGAGAAGGAAGAAAAGTACGCCTCCAATTTGATGGTTGGCCGGCACTTGTATTTAATGGCTGGCCGGAGTTTTCATTCGGTACATTCGGAGGCAAGATCGTGGGATATGATAAGGTAGCAATAAATGGCACGTTTAGAGTACTTGTGGCTCCTGATGAAGATGAGGTTGAATGGCCAACATTATTAAGATTAGGTAGTGGTGCGTATGGAATTGCCCTGCTCAACAATGTGCCCGTTTGGTACGAACTGTGGAGAAATCTAAATGGATTTCCTCCAGATTTTTATACGAAAGAAGAGAAGGAAGCAAAAAAAAATAAAGGAGTAAAGTATGAATAA
- a CDS encoding peptidase domain-containing ABC transporter, whose amino-acid sequence MIESKFVAEKIKLSPLMRLFNMLSLDKREIFIIYAYAIFNGLINLSLPLGVQAIIAFVISAEFSASWGLLIFIVVIGVAASGVIQILQLSLTELLQRRIFTRASFEFAYRIPRFRMESVTSFYPPELMNRFFDTLNVQKGLPKILIDFSSSTLQILFGLILLSLYHPFFVFFGFLLVGLMILIFYLSGPKGLKTSILESKYKYQVAHWLEELARVMGTFKLAGETSLPVEKTNEYVANYLKYRKQHFKVLIFQFSNIVAFKTIITGGLLILGSILVINQEINLGQFVASEIIILLVLSSAEKLILTMETVYDVLTGLEKLGQVSDIPLEKEGGLSLSEISNNKGVSVELSNLSYTFEEGGKKALDKINLHVKAGEKIAITGNNESGKTTLISVISGLYHNYEGSILFNGIPFADIDITSFRSVVGDNLGLQDLFHGTLAQNISVGKDDVSVEDILRAIDQVGLSDFLKNLPKGLATMISPEGQGLTDSVKQKLILARTLAESPKIVVMDNALQGLDFEDRKRISEILTSKEQDWTLMTVTNDPLVLQNCDRIVTLEYGKIVDISPSKIKSKTKK is encoded by the coding sequence ATGATAGAAAGTAAGTTCGTAGCCGAAAAAATTAAGCTCTCTCCATTGATGAGGCTATTTAACATGCTATCGCTGGATAAACGAGAAATTTTTATCATATACGCCTATGCGATATTCAATGGGTTGATCAACTTGTCCCTTCCGTTGGGCGTACAGGCCATTATTGCGTTTGTGATTAGTGCCGAGTTTTCAGCTTCCTGGGGACTTTTGATATTTATAGTAGTGATAGGCGTGGCGGCTTCTGGGGTCATTCAAATTTTACAGCTGTCGTTGACGGAACTACTTCAGCGTAGGATATTTACAAGAGCATCATTTGAATTTGCTTATCGCATACCGAGATTTAGGATGGAATCGGTAACCAGTTTCTATCCACCGGAATTGATGAATAGATTCTTCGATACACTGAATGTACAAAAAGGTCTGCCAAAGATTCTGATTGACTTTTCGAGCTCTACGTTACAGATTTTATTTGGGCTGATACTTCTCTCCCTTTATCATCCATTCTTCGTTTTCTTCGGATTTTTATTAGTTGGCTTGATGATTCTCATCTTCTATCTCAGTGGACCAAAAGGTTTGAAGACGAGTATTTTGGAATCGAAGTACAAATACCAGGTGGCACACTGGTTGGAGGAGCTCGCTAGAGTCATGGGGACATTTAAACTTGCTGGTGAAACCTCTCTGCCCGTTGAGAAGACCAATGAATATGTAGCCAATTATTTGAAGTATAGAAAGCAGCACTTTAAAGTGCTGATCTTTCAGTTTTCTAATATTGTAGCTTTCAAAACAATTATTACTGGAGGCCTCTTGATATTAGGGAGTATTTTGGTAATCAATCAGGAGATCAACCTAGGGCAGTTTGTGGCTTCGGAGATTATTATTCTTTTGGTACTCAGTTCTGCTGAGAAGCTGATTCTCACCATGGAGACCGTTTACGATGTGTTGACAGGTTTAGAAAAATTGGGACAAGTGTCGGACATTCCTTTAGAAAAGGAAGGAGGATTATCTCTTTCGGAAATATCGAATAACAAAGGGGTTTCGGTAGAACTTTCGAATTTGTCTTACACTTTCGAGGAAGGAGGTAAAAAGGCACTGGACAAGATCAACCTACACGTGAAGGCTGGTGAGAAAATTGCGATTACCGGCAATAATGAATCAGGAAAAACGACCTTGATATCTGTTATTTCGGGTCTTTATCACAATTATGAAGGGTCTATTTTGTTTAACGGCATTCCATTCGCTGATATCGACATCACGAGTTTTAGATCCGTCGTAGGGGATAATTTGGGTTTACAGGATTTATTTCATGGCACTTTGGCTCAGAATATTTCAGTAGGCAAGGACGATGTTTCGGTGGAAGACATTCTTCGAGCCATAGATCAAGTAGGACTAAGTGATTTCTTAAAAAATTTACCGAAAGGTCTGGCTACTATGATCAGCCCTGAAGGCCAGGGACTGACTGATAGTGTGAAACAAAAATTGATCTTAGCCAGAACTTTGGCGGAGAGTCCAAAAATCGTTGTGATGGATAATGCGCTGCAAGGTTTGGATTTCGAAGATCGGAAACGAATTAGTGAAATTCTCACCAGCAAGGAACAAGATTGGACGTTGATGACCGTGACCAATGATCCATTGGTTTTACAAAACTGCGATCGAATAGTTACACTGGAATACGGGAAAATAGTAGATATATCTCCCTCAAAAATTAAATCTAAAACGAAGAAATAA